A genomic window from Trueperella bialowiezensis includes:
- the pgm gene encoding phosphoglucomutase (alpha-D-glucose-1,6-bisphosphate-dependent): MNERAGKLAQEEDLIDVDALIAAYYDIEPDPENPAQQVVFGTSGHRGSAFDGAFNEAHIVATTQAIVEYRRSQGIDGPLYIGRDTHALSEPAEKTALEVLAANDIEVRIDARNSWTPTPGVSLAILTANGANTAAGVRTKGPGLADGIVITPSHNPPRDGGFKYNPPHGGPADTDATSVIAARANELLREGWKNVKRVPYEKARNAETTRGHDFLSAYVDDLASIINLEAIRSAGIRIGADPMGGASAEYWGAIGERYGLDLTVVNPTVDPTWRFMTLDWDGKIRMDCSSPHAMASLLERMKPGADGSAPFDIATGNDADADRHGIVTPDAGLMNPNHYLAVAINYLFSHRDQWKADVGVGKTLVSSSLIDRVVAGMGKKMVEVPVGFKWFVPGLITGDIGFGGEESAGASFLRMNGTVWTTDKDGLILDLLASEIMAVTGKSPSELHRELVDKYGASAYARIDAAATKEEKAKLKGLSPEDVTATELAGEPITARLVNAPGNNEAIGGLKVTTENAWFAARPSGTEDVYKIYAESFLGEDHLKQVQAEAKEVVNAALA; this comes from the coding sequence ATGAACGAACGTGCTGGCAAACTTGCTCAAGAAGAAGATCTCATCGACGTTGATGCCCTCATTGCGGCGTACTATGACATCGAGCCTGATCCGGAGAATCCGGCTCAGCAGGTGGTATTCGGTACGTCGGGGCATCGCGGCTCCGCATTCGACGGCGCTTTTAACGAGGCGCATATCGTCGCAACCACTCAGGCGATTGTCGAATATCGCAGGTCGCAGGGAATCGACGGCCCGCTATACATCGGCCGTGATACCCACGCCCTGTCCGAACCCGCAGAGAAGACGGCTCTCGAAGTGCTGGCCGCCAACGATATCGAGGTGCGTATCGACGCGCGAAATTCGTGGACTCCCACGCCCGGCGTCTCGCTCGCAATCCTCACGGCGAACGGTGCGAACACGGCGGCTGGCGTGCGTACGAAAGGCCCCGGCCTCGCCGACGGCATCGTGATCACGCCCTCGCATAATCCTCCTCGCGACGGCGGCTTCAAGTACAACCCGCCACACGGCGGCCCGGCTGATACGGATGCGACGTCGGTCATCGCCGCGCGTGCCAACGAACTGCTGCGCGAGGGGTGGAAGAACGTTAAGCGGGTGCCCTACGAGAAGGCGCGTAATGCTGAGACGACGCGCGGGCACGACTTCCTGTCTGCCTACGTTGACGACCTCGCCTCGATCATCAACCTCGAGGCGATCCGCTCCGCTGGAATCCGCATCGGTGCAGATCCCATGGGTGGCGCCTCGGCAGAATACTGGGGTGCAATCGGCGAACGCTACGGGCTGGACCTCACGGTCGTGAACCCGACGGTCGACCCCACGTGGCGTTTCATGACCTTGGACTGGGACGGCAAGATCCGCATGGACTGCTCCTCCCCGCACGCCATGGCCTCACTGCTCGAGCGTATGAAGCCCGGCGCAGATGGTTCGGCACCTTTCGACATCGCCACGGGCAACGACGCCGACGCCGACCGCCACGGCATCGTCACCCCGGACGCCGGACTCATGAACCCCAACCACTACCTCGCCGTGGCAATCAACTACCTGTTCAGCCACCGCGACCAGTGGAAGGCAGATGTTGGCGTGGGTAAGACCCTCGTCTCCTCCTCGCTCATCGACCGCGTGGTTGCTGGCATGGGCAAGAAGATGGTGGAAGTGCCGGTTGGCTTCAAGTGGTTCGTACCCGGCCTGATCACTGGCGACATCGGCTTCGGTGGCGAAGAATCGGCAGGCGCATCGTTCCTGCGGATGAACGGAACCGTGTGGACCACGGACAAGGACGGCCTGATCCTCGACCTTCTCGCATCCGAAATCATGGCGGTCACCGGCAAGTCGCCGTCGGAGCTGCACCGCGAGCTCGTCGACAAGTACGGCGCATCCGCTTACGCGCGTATCGACGCGGCTGCCACGAAGGAAGAGAAGGCCAAACTCAAGGGCCTCTCCCCAGAGGACGTGACGGCCACCGAGCTGGCCGGCGAACCGATCACGGCACGCCTCGTCAACGCTCCAGGCAACAACGAGGCGATCGGGGGCCTGAAGGTCACCACGGAAAACGCCTGGTTTGCTGCCCGCCCGTCGGGTACAGAAGACGTCTACAAGATCTACGCCGAATCCTTCCTCGGAGAAGACCACCTCAAGCAGGTGCAAGCCGAGGCCAAGGAGGTCGTGAACGCGGCCCTGGCATAG
- a CDS encoding DUF2079 domain-containing protein, which produces MSDRLMSDRLGWVLAGLAFAGYSAFSLWQWANFAAPSWDLGIFTQLLDRYRNFAEPIVAIKGPGYNLWGDHFHPILFLLTPIFALFPSGLTLLIVQNALFAVSIVPVTWLARRQLGRPGAAVALAYALSWGLANAVAVQFHEIAFAVPLLAFGLACYVSGRPRAAIIWIAALVFVKEDLGLTVAAFAGVGLWDARRASWSAASRGTTPSYAQRQNLAARAWLGRASPWICLGLWGVGWFVASVFFIIPTFNTAGGWDYTDRIDDVTFAEQLLGFATPWQKWFTLGLLILLGGIIALRSPLMVMIVPTLAWRFIGNIEHYWGWTWHYSAVLMPIVVVAGIDGYRRFAASRADESDPDACEPGASREHVKIAASAVALTSSLVMVGSGPLAHVAHGWYVWDPAGSQQALADLADVERERHERSAGNQAEGEQADAGGQAERLVVASDISHLAYLAPDYEVYWTGSMGNVIPQAWVVQLDEPVADKVAYAQARWGGTWEARVHGDVALLLPDGNS; this is translated from the coding sequence ATGTCAGACCGGCTCATGTCGGACCGGCTCGGGTGGGTGCTCGCCGGGTTGGCATTTGCCGGCTATAGCGCGTTTTCGCTATGGCAGTGGGCGAACTTCGCGGCGCCCAGTTGGGACTTGGGGATTTTTACTCAGCTGCTCGACCGCTACCGTAATTTCGCCGAACCCATCGTGGCGATTAAAGGCCCGGGCTACAACCTGTGGGGCGACCACTTCCACCCCATCCTGTTCCTACTCACGCCGATTTTTGCCCTGTTCCCCTCCGGGCTCACCCTGCTCATTGTGCAGAACGCACTGTTCGCGGTGTCGATCGTGCCGGTGACGTGGCTTGCACGCAGGCAGCTCGGCAGACCAGGGGCGGCCGTCGCGCTTGCCTACGCGCTGAGCTGGGGGCTGGCCAACGCGGTGGCGGTACAGTTCCACGAGATCGCGTTTGCCGTTCCCCTGCTCGCCTTCGGCCTGGCGTGCTACGTCAGCGGACGCCCCCGAGCGGCCATCATCTGGATCGCCGCGCTGGTTTTCGTCAAAGAGGACCTGGGGCTCACCGTGGCCGCGTTCGCGGGCGTGGGGTTGTGGGACGCGCGGCGAGCGAGCTGGTCGGCGGCAAGCCGGGGTACGACGCCGTCGTACGCCCAGCGTCAGAACCTCGCCGCCCGCGCGTGGCTCGGCCGTGCCAGCCCGTGGATCTGCCTTGGCCTGTGGGGCGTGGGCTGGTTCGTGGCCAGCGTGTTCTTTATTATTCCCACCTTCAATACAGCCGGCGGATGGGATTACACGGACCGGATCGACGACGTCACGTTCGCCGAGCAACTCTTGGGCTTTGCCACGCCGTGGCAGAAGTGGTTCACGCTCGGGCTCCTCATCCTGCTCGGCGGGATCATCGCGCTGCGCTCCCCGCTCATGGTCATGATCGTTCCCACGCTCGCCTGGCGTTTCATTGGCAACATCGAACACTACTGGGGTTGGACGTGGCACTATTCGGCGGTGCTCATGCCGATCGTCGTGGTCGCGGGAATAGACGGGTATCGCAGGTTCGCCGCGAGCCGGGCTGACGAGAGCGACCCAGATGCTTGCGAGCCGGGCGCGAGCCGGGAGCACGTCAAGATCGCGGCGAGCGCGGTCGCCCTCACCTCGTCGCTCGTGATGGTGGGCAGCGGGCCGCTCGCGCATGTCGCCCACGGCTGGTACGTGTGGGATCCGGCAGGCTCGCAGCAGGCGCTCGCTGACCTTGCCGACGTCGAACGCGAACGCCACGAGCGCTCCGCTGGCAACCAAGCCGAGGGTGAGCAGGCCGACGCCGGTGGGCAGGCCGAGCGGCTCGTCGTCGCCTCGGATATCTCTCATCTGGCGTATCTCGCGCCCGATTATGAGGTGTATTGGACGGGATCGATGGGCAACGTGATCCCGCAAGCGTGGGTGGTGCAGCTGGACGAGCCGGTGGCGGACAAGGTCGCGTATGCGCAGGCAAGGTGGGGTGGAACGTGGGAGGCGCGCGTTCACGGAGACGTCGCTTTGCTGCTGCCTGACGGAAATTCATAG